From one Dermacentor andersoni chromosome 1, qqDerAnde1_hic_scaffold, whole genome shotgun sequence genomic stretch:
- the LOC140215516 gene encoding tigger transposable element-derived protein 4-like, producing the protein MANRGSYCTLELARKVEVLKEVEKGGAAKQDIARKYEIKPNTLSNYIKNKRTIMDAFENDKFKTFRKRMRTGAYPELEKTLLVWIREARSNKLPLSGDIVAMKARTLATMLGIDDFVSSDGWLTRFKDRHDLVFKSVCGEKASVNQETCATWKDGKLREYLGEYRPEDIFNADETALFYRLLPENTVTFKDDDCAGGKRSKERVSVLIAANMTGTERCRLLMIEKAAKPRCFKGIKTLPVDYESNKKAWMTAEIFKSWITKLDRKFASSNRKVMFLVDHCSAHVNVPALSAIRLTFVPANTTAVLQPMDQGIIKNVKVLYRRHLLERMILCMNNSAKYEVSLLSAIHMLARAWDRVKQETIVNCFRACGFVKASSEDASAISSEEVSTSELDSTDFGDDLGDVNIEDYIAVDKAVETCGALTDKEIVEIIWPQESDYDVEDEPPPKAADKAAGLALAERFLAAEGNAEEPFRHIYSLQNLLSAAQFGKKKQSKMTDYFS; encoded by the coding sequence ATGGCAAACCGTGGCTCTTATTGCACGCTCGAGCTGGCAAGAAAAGTCGAGGTTTTGAAGGAAGTTGAGAAGGGAGGTGCCGCTAAACAAGACATAGCGCGGAAGTACGAGATCAAGCCGAACACGCTCTCAAACTACATCAAGAACAAGCGCACAATAATGGATGCATTTGAGAACGACAAGTTCAAGACGTTTCGGAAGCGAATGCGCACCGGCGCTTACCCAGAGTTGGAGAAGACTCTGCTGGTTTGGATTAGGGAGGCCCGGAGCAACAAACTTCCTCTCAGCGGAGACATCGTTGCGATGAAAGCCCGAACGCTTGCAACAATGTTGGGGATCGATGACTTCGTTTCGTCAGATGGATGGCTGACACGCTTTAAAGATCGCCATGACCTGGTCTTTAAGAGCGTGTGTGGTGAAAAAGCGTCCGTTAACCAGGAAACATGCGCCACGTGGAAGGACGGAAAGCTGCGTGAATATCTCGGCGAATACAGACCGGAAGACATCTTCAATGCAGATGAGACTGCACTCTTCTATCGGCTTCTACCAGAGAATACCGTGACATTCAAGGACGACGACTGTGCTGGGGGCAAACGCAGCAAGGAGAGGGTGTCGGTGCTGATCGCGGCAAACATGACTGGCACGGAACGATGTCGCTTACTTATGATCGAGAAAGCCGCCAAGCCGAGGTGCTTTAAAGGCATAAAGACGCTACCTGTGGACTATGAGtcgaacaagaaagcgtggatgacGGCCGAAATCTTCAAGAGCTGGATAACGAAATTGGACCGCAAGTTTGCTTCTTCGAACCGCAAGGTGATGTTCCTTGTGGATCACTGCAGTGCTCACGTGAATGTGCCCGCCTTAAGTGCAATACGCCTTACATTTGTGCCTGCAAACACAACAGCTGTtttgcagccaatggaccaaggcatcATCAAGAATGTTAAGGTCCTGTACAGGCGGCACCTCCTCGAGCGCATGATTTTGTGCATGAATAATTCCGCAAAATACGAGGTGAGCCTGCTCAGTGCCATTCACATGTTAGCGCGAGCGTGGGATCGTGTGAAGCAAGAAACAATCGTAAACTGCTTCAGGGCTTGCGGTTTTGTGAAAGCTTCTTCGGAGGATGCCTCTGCAATTTCATCGGAGGAAGTGTCAACAAGCGAGCTTGACAGCACTGATTTTGGTGATGATCTTGGAGACGTCAATATTGAAGATTACATCGCCGTAGACAAGGCGGTCGAAACATGCGGTGCACTAACGGATAAAGAGATTGTGGAGATTATTTGGCCCCAGGAAAGCGACTATGACGTTGAAGACGAGCCGCCACCTAAGGCTGCTGATAAAGCTGCGGGCCTTGCTCTCGCGGAGCGCTTCCTTGCCGCTGAAGGTAACGCGGAAGAACCGTTCCGCCACATCTACAGCCTGCAGAACTTGCTTTCAGCAGCGCAATTCGGCAAGAAGAAACAGAGCAAGATGACCGACTATTTTTCTTAG